One Lactobacillus crispatus DNA segment encodes these proteins:
- a CDS encoding Dps family protein yields MKYPETKEKLNELVINLLHMHMIVRRHHWYMRGSQFLKLHPYLDDLMDELDDQIDGLAERLITIDGSPVATLREVVQLNKIPGEKGSWDFTNTQRLEKIISGYRYLDKLYEEALEASDKEGDYSTNDILTGFHTDLEKRLWMLTAELGQAPDIDA; encoded by the coding sequence TATCCAGAAACAAAAGAAAAGTTAAATGAATTAGTCATTAATTTATTGCATATGCACATGATTGTTCGCCGTCACCATTGGTATATGCGCGGCAGTCAATTCTTGAAGTTGCACCCATATCTTGATGACTTAATGGATGAACTAGATGATCAGATTGATGGTCTTGCAGAAAGATTAATTACCATCGATGGTTCACCTGTTGCCACTTTAAGGGAAGTTGTTCAATTAAATAAAATTCCTGGTGAAAAGGGGAGTTGGGACTTCACTAATACACAAAGACTTGAAAAGATCATTTCAGGCTATCGTTATTTAGATAAGCTCTATGAAGAAGCGCTTGAAGCTTCTGATAAAGAAGGAGATTACTCGACTAATGATATTTTGACTGGTTTCCATACTGATCTTGAAAAGCGGCTTTGGATGTTAACGGCTGAACTTGGTCAAGCTCCAGATATTGATGCATAA